In one window of Henckelia pumila isolate YLH828 chromosome 1, ASM3356847v2, whole genome shotgun sequence DNA:
- the LOC140873464 gene encoding uncharacterized protein, protein MSNISKLEFAALDISGKNYLSWILDAEIHLDAMGIGNTIKDENNESPQNRAKAMIFLRHHLHDGLKIEYLTIKDPLDLWNNLKERYSHQKTVILPKARYDWMHLRLQDFKFVSEYNSALFRISSQLKLCGEKITDDDFLEKTYSTFHASNVLLQQQYREKDFKKYSELISCLLVAEQNNELLMKNHEIRPTGANPFPEVNVAMHDEKRKQNKTEFGRGSGHGHGRGRDRGRGHGRGRERRRGRFHSYNRGNEEPRDYNHSNQKNTNYQK, encoded by the coding sequence ATGTCGAATATCTCAAAGCTTGAATTTGCCGCTCTTGATATCTCCGGCAAGAATTATCTCTCTTGGATACTAGATGCTGAAATACATCTAGATGCTATGGGTATTGGAAATACAATCaaagatgaaaataatgaatcaCCGCAAAACCGTGCAAAGGCTATGATATTCCTTCGTCACCATCTTCATGATGGTTTGAAAATTGAGTATTTGACGATAAAAGATCCTCTTGATCTGTGGAATAATTTGAAAGAGAGATATAGCCATCAAAAGACGGTGATTCTCCCAAAAGCACGCTATGATTGGATGCATTTGCGCTTACAAGATTTTAAGTTTGTAAGTGAATATAATTCTGCATTATTTCGCATCAGTTCACAATTGAAATTGTGTGGAGAAAAAATAACTGATGatgattttttggaaaaaacatATTCCACGTTTCATGCCTCTAATGTTCTCCTGCAACAGCAGTATAGAGAGAAAGACTTCAAAaaatattctgaattgatttcaTGTTTGCTTGTGGCTGAGCAAAATAATGAATTATTGATGAAAAATCATGAAATCCGTCCCACTGGAGCCAACCCATTCCCTGAAGTGAATGTGGCGATGCATGATGAAAAAAGGAAACAAAATAAGACCGAATTTGGTCGTGGTAGTGGTCATGGTCATGGACGTGGCCGTGACCGTGGACGTGGACATGGACGTGGCCGTGAGCGCCGTCGAGGACGCTTTCATTCATATAATCGTGGGAATGAAGAGCCACGTGACTATAATCATAGCAATCAAAAGAATACAAATTATCAAAAATGA
- the LOC140884821 gene encoding elongator complex protein 2 isoform X2 — MVSHSDAIFASTSSDSTVKLWEVIFPSGSAGDCRFSCLDSISVGKKPMVALSLMEFPGNSHYLALAMGGLDNKIHIYSGERTGKFIHACELKGHTDWIRSLDFSLPLYTSGETSSLLLASSSQDKGIRIWKMALHDSLGNKEISSLASYIKGPIFSAGSSSYQISLESLLVGHEDWVYSVEWQPPQNSSVDGIQCYQALSLLSASMDKTMMVWQPEKTTGIWMNVVTVGELSHSALGFYGGHWSPMGDSILANGYGGSFHLWKNIGTRFDDWKPQKVPSGHFSVVSDISWARGGEYLLSVSHDQTTRIFSPWFKESSLEDEETWHEIARPQVHGHDINCVTLIRGKGNHRFVSGADEKVSRVFEAPLSFLKTLNHSSSQQSSFTEDVPVNMQILGANMSALGLSQKPIYVQASPDSTERNRTEGIDTLETIPDAVPMELTEPPIEEQLAWHTLWPESHKLYGHGNELFSLCCDHEGKLVASSCKAQSASVAEIWLWQVGTWKSVGRLQSHSLTVTQLEFSHDDNFLLAVSRDRHFSVFSIKHTGVDKIRHQLIVNQEAHKRIIWACAWNPYCHEFATGSRDKTVKIWKVEEESSHVKLLTTLPMFKSSVTALSWLCVDRQRNHGLLAVGMENGLIELWSYANRSMEVPNVAVFVRFDPFICHVSAVRRLRWKNGEKSGDARSMQLASCGDDHCVRIFQLDVV; from the exons GTGACTGCAGATTTTCTTGTTTGGACTCCATATCTGTTGGTAAAAAACCTATGGTGGCTCTTTCACTCATGGAGTTTCCTGGAAACAGTCATTATCTAGCCCTAGCAATGGGTGGGTTGGATAACAAGATTCATATCTATAGTGGCGAAAGGACAGGAAAA TTCATTCATGCCTGTGAGCTGAAAGGGCATACTGATTGGATCCGTAGTTTGGATTTCTCGCTACCTCTCTATACTAGCGGTGAAACATCTAGTCTTCTTCTAGCAAGTTCATCTCAGGACAAAGGGATACGCATATGGAAGATGGCTTTACATGACTCTCTTGGCAATAAAGAAATCAGCAGCTTGGCTTCTTATATCAAAGGTCCGATATTTTCAGCCGGTTCATCCTCATACCAAATATCTCTTGAATCCCTCCTTGTTGGACATGAGGATTGGGTGTATTCTGTGGAATGGCAGCCTCCTCAAAACTCATCTGTTGATGGCATTCAATGTTATCAAGCTCTTAGCCTTTTGTCTGCTTCCATGGACAAGACAATGATGGTATGGCAACCTGAAAAGACTACAGGTATATGGATGAACGTGGTTACTGTGGGGGAGTTGAGTCATTCTGCATTGGGTTTTTATGGTGGTCATTGGAGCCCAATGGGGGACTCAATTTTAGCTAATGGTTATGGCGGATCTTTTCATCTGTGGAAAAATATCGGAACTAGATTTGATGATTGGAAACCACAAAAAGTTCCGTCGGGACACTTTTCAGTAGTTTCAGACATTTCATGGGCTAGAGGTGGGGAATATCTGCTGTCTGTTAGTCATGATCAA ACTACTCGAATATTTTCTCCATGGTTTAAGGAATCTTCTCTAGAAGATGAAGAGACTTGGCATGAAATTGCAAGACCTCAAGTCCATGGTCATGATATTAATTGTGTCACGTTAATTAGAGGAAAGGGGAACCATCGCTTTGTGAGTGGAGCTGATGAGAAAGTCTCCAGAGTGTTTGAAGCTCCTCTGTCATTTCTGAAGACATTGAATCACTCAAGTTCACAGCAGTCGAGTTTCACTGAAGATGTTCCTGTAAATATGCAAATTCTAGGTGCAAATATGTCTGCTCTAGGGCTATCACAGAAGCCTATATATGTCCAAG CATCACCTGATTCAACAGAAAGAAATAGAACTGAAGGCATCGATACCCTTGAAACTATTCCAGATGCAGTTCCAATGGAATTGACAGAACCACCAATCGAGGAGCAACTTGCATGGCACACACTGTGGCCAGAATCTCACAAGCTATATGGTCATGGGAATGAACTATTTTCTTTATGTTGTGACCACGAGGGGAAGCTAGTTGCTTCATCCTGCAAG GCACAATCTGCATCTGTGGCAGAAATATGGCTATGGCAAGTTGGCACCTGGAAGTCTGTAGGTCGCCTGCAATCGCACAGTTTAACAGTGACACAGCTGGAGTTCTCTCATGACGACAATTTTCTTTTGGCTGTCTCGAGGGATCGTCATTTCTCTGTTTTTTCAATAAAGCACACGG GAGTTGATAAAATTAGACATCAACTTATAGTCAATCAAGAAGCCCATAAAAGAATTATATGGGCGTGCGCTTGGAATCCATATTGTCATGAATTTGCCACTGGTTCAAGGGATAAGACCGTAAAGATCTGGAAAGTGGAGGAAGAGTCATCTCATGTGAAGCTACTCACGACTCTTCCAATGTTCAAGAGTAGTGTCACCGCCTTATCTTGGCTGTGCGTTGACAGGCAAAGGAATCACGGCCTTCTTGCTGTGGGAATGGAAAATGGCCTCATAGAATTGTGGAGTTATGCAAATAGAAGCATGGAAGTGCCAAATGTTGCTGTTTTTGTTCGGTTCGATCCTTTTATATGTCACGTTTCCGCGGTTCGTCGGTTAAGGTGGAAAAATGGCGAGAAAAGTGGTGATGCAAGGAGCATGCAGCTTGCATCCTGTGGAGATGATCATTGTGTGAGGATATTTCAACTCGATGTTGTTTAG
- the LOC140890957 gene encoding uncharacterized protein, with translation MNTGQSPTISPSILMEATPPLSSAPPIPSLAAAAAAFYPESIDSSPRSRHTDSWEAEPPPILPQKLRFMCSYGGHIIPRPHDKTLCYIGGDTRIIVVDRHTSLSDFHLRISKTLLKNQQFLLKYQLPNEDLDALISVTSDEDLEILVEEYDRINNSLGGRSKTGRLRLFLFQKSASNIEQLLVESASTKSEDWFLNALNGKAATLSAVTCDRGFSESSSVNCLLGLDDDFVGKTAAAGKGAEAQVEFGFKNGGNGNIVNIHEVHSIPDSPILETTSSFGSASSSPSAHIPPVKVIGEENPKAGRLGIEEQFQQIGVGVAANVNFPTPPQKQEEVGVVAAGTVIYGSSAAAGVEYGNRAFSDDERSDHGGYRKAQPIQQLVPPQQIAQFQQKQGGANDFPSPDSISSEGSVTNPLSRQRQTICQEPIAQILSSNYRAMAIANPIDPKTENQSNSGVQTQPQVQESVYLSPNHRDQNHPQLHQPQQFIHGGAQYFPANAMPIASYYPMYPPQHQLHPHQTELDQQYPVYYMASRPPQAYNFPLQQTNYSEMAPNPASGHPQAPRNAPATKLVQVPSAQHQPLYVGYTQIHHPSQSRVPTPAANANYTYEFADPAHAQIYYTQPLPPQLAAQYQTMTPGPAAMLPESSAQLENIKH, from the exons ATGAATACAGGCCAAAGTCCAACCATTTCTCCCTCAATTCTGATGGAGGCCACACCACCACTCTCTTCCGCTCCGCCAATCCCAAGCCTCGccgcggcggcggcggcgttCTATCCAGAATCCATAGACTCATCCCCCCGTTCACGACATACGGATTCCTGGGAGGCTGAACCTCCGCCAATTCTACCACAAAAGCTTCGATTCATGTGTAGCTATGGCGGACACATAATCCCCCGTCCACACGACAAGACGCTCTGCTACATCGGCGGAGACACCCGGATCATTGTCGTAGACCGCCATACCTCTTTGTCGGACTTTCACCTACGAATCTCTAAAACCCTCCTGAAGAACCAGCAGTTTTTGCTCAAGTATCAGCTCCCCAACGAGGACTTGGATGCTTTGATTTCTGTTACTTCGGATGAAGATCTTGAAATTTTGGTGGAAGAGTATGACCGGATTAATAATTCCCTTGGTGGGCGATCGAAAACTGGTCGCCTTCGCCTTTTTTTGTTCCAGAAATCGGCTTCGAATATCGAACAGCTTCTCGTTGAAAGTGCGTCGACTAAATCGGAAGATTGGTTTCTTAATGCGCTGAATGGGAAGGCTGCTACTCTATCCGCGGTTACTTGTGATCGTGGGTTTTCCGAATCTTCGTCTGTTAATTGTCTTCTTGGgctggatgatgattttgtgggGAAGACGGCGGCAGCAGGGAAAGGAGCTGAAGCGCAGGTTGAATTCGGTTTCAAGAATGGTGGAAATGGAAATATTGTTAATATTCACGAAGTGCACTCGATTCCAGACTCTCCGATATTGGAAACGACGTCGTCTTTCGGGTCTGCTTCTAGTTCCCCTTCGGCTCACATACCGCCGGTAAAGGTGATCGGGGAGGAGAATCCAAAAGCGGGGAGGTTGGGAATTGAGGAACAATTCCAGCAGATTGGTGTCGGAGTTGCGGCCAATGTTAATTTTCCGACTCCCCCCCAGAAGCAGGAAGAGGTTGGGGTTGTTGCGGCGGGGACAGTGATTTATGGGTCGTCGGCGGCGGCGGGTGTAGAGTATGGAAACAGGGCTTTTTCTGACGATGAAAGATCCGATCATGGTGGATATCGAAAGGCACAACCAATTCAGCAGCTGGTACCGCCGCAGCAGATTGCTCAATTTCAGCAGAAACAAGGTGGTGCTAACGACTTTCCTTCTCCAGATTCAATCTCAAG TGAGGGAAGTGTCACAAATCCATTATCTAGGCAGAGGCAAACTATTTGTCAAGAACCAATAGCACAAATTCTATCTTCAAACTATAGGGCTATGGCAATTGCTAATCCGATTGATCCGAAGACCGAAAATCAAAGTAATAGCGGGGTTCAGACACAACCCCAAGTTCAAGAATCTGTTTACCTATCACCGAACCACCGCGACCAAAACCATCCTCAGTTGCATCAACCACAACAATTTATTCATGGCGGTGCTCAATATTTTCCTGCTAATGCTATGCCAATTGCTTCTTATTACCCTATGTATCCTCCGCAACATCAACTTCATCCGCACCAAACCGAGCTTGACCAGCAGTATCCCGTTTACTACATGGCTTCTAGGCCGCCCCAAGCTTACAACTTTCCACTTCAGCAAACAAATTATAGTGAAATGGCGCCTAATCCTGCTTCTGGCCATCCCCAGGCACCAAGAAATGCTCCTGCCACCAAATTAGTCCAGGTTCCTTCTGCTCAGCATCAACCATTGTATGTTGGCTATACTCAAATCCATCATCCATCTCAGTCTAGGGTGCCCACTCCAGCAGCCAATGCTAATTATACGTATGAATTTGCTGATCCGGCACATGCTCAGATATATTATACTCAGCCTTTACCGCCTCAGTTGGCTGCTCAATATCAAACCATGACACCAGGCCCTGCAGCGATGTTGCCTGAATCTTctgctcagttggagaacataaagcattaa